The genomic segment GTTGGTTAGAGATCATGCAACCTGAGATGTTGCAGCTGATGTGCTGATCATGCAAGCTGTTAGTGCAACTCAGGTGTTCTAGTGTATGATATTAACTGAATGCAAGAATATGTAGAACTAGCCACATATAAAACCAAGTCACATATGCTACTCACCCCCCACATCACACACCAAGCCCGGAGCCATTAACTATTAACGGGACaactttacgaaacctgtacatctttccgtgatcttggcggctgtgtttacacttattaaacccTTCACAACTTGGGCACTTCACAAGAcaaggttgttattgttgtaaacaacctggCAGACCTGCCGAGCTCATGACCTGATTAATGCTCACTAGGGCGCCATCACTGAAGAAAGATCTACAGGTTTCGCAAACAGACATGTAAAACTTGAATGGATCTTAACCGAAGTTAATTCACAATCGTCGTCTATCAAGTGCTTGTGAGTGGCTGAAGTCTGAACATCAGCGAGGGAACTTTGTCCATGTTAACAATGGCCTAGTTCGACCCTTAACTCGGCCCGGCCTAGTTCGACCCTTAACTCGGCCCAGCATAGTTACTGACTGAGTTACTGGCATAGTTACTGATCGTAAGTGACATAGTTACTATCCTTAACTCGGCCCAGGATAGTTAATGACTGAGTTACTAACCGTAACTAACATAGTTATTATCCCTAACTCAGCCCAGGATAGTTACTGACCGTAAGTGACATAGTTACTGACCGTAAGTGACATAGTTACTGACCGTAAGTGACATAGTTACTATCCCTAACTCATCCCAGGATACTAACTATCGGTCCACTTCTCAAATACATTTTACTACCAAAATTCTCTAATAAAAAGCCTGTATTATAAATCCTGGAAAGCTGTTAAAATATGTCATATTAAACCCGGATAACTAACTTCGCTCTACTGAAAAATGTATACAAATTAAAAAATAAGAATTATTTACTCATAGTGCTCATTTAATGCCATATTTTCCTCAGTCTAAATTTCTTCATGAGTTGGACTAATGGGACGGTCTTGACTCATGACAAAAATGATGCTTTTGAAAGCATATGCTTAAAGCTTTTTTTTGTGTGTTATGCTGCACTTGTCAGGGCCGCAGAGTTGTTAATTCCTGACTTGATATTACTGGTCGTGTTGGAGCGACGACTAGTCGTGTTGGAGCGACGACTAGTCGTGTTGGAGGGACGACTGGTCGTGAAGGAGGGACGACTGGTCGTGCAGGAGGGACGACTGGTCGTGCAGGAGGGACGACTGGTCGTGAAGGAGGGACGACTGGTCGTGCAGGAGGGACGACTGGTCGTGAAGGAGGGACGACTGGTCGTTCTGGGGCGACGACTAGTCGTGTTGGAGCCACGACTGTTCGTGTTGGAGCCACGACTGGTCGTGTTGGAGCTACGACTGGTGGTGCTGGAGCCACGACTGGTCGTGCAGGAGGGACGACTGGTCGTGCAGGAGGGACGACTGGTCGTGTTGGAGCCTCGACTGGTCGTGTTGGAGCGACGACTGGTCGTGCAGGAGCCACGACTGGTCGTGTTGGAGCGACGACTGGTCGTGTTGGAGCGACGACTGGTCGTGTTGGAGCGACGACTGGTCGTGTTGGAGCGACGACTGGTCGTGTTGGAGCGACGACTGGTCGTGTTGGAGCGACGAATGGTCGTGTTGGAGCGACGAATGGTCGTGTTGGAGGGACGACTGGTCGTGTTGGAGCGACGACTGGTCGTGTTGGAGCGACGACTGGTCGTGTTGGAGCGACGACTGGTCGTGTTGGAGCGACGACTGGTCGTGTTGGAGCGACGACTGGTCGTGTTGGAGCGACGACTGGTCGTGTTGGAGCGACGACTGGTCGTGTTGGAGGGACGACTGGTCGTGTTGGAGCGACGACTGGTCGTGCAGGAGCCACGACTGGTCGTGCTGGAGCTACGACTGGTCGTACTGGAGTGACGACTGGTCGTGCTGGGGCGACGACTGGTCGTGAAGGAGCCACGACTGGTCGTGCAGGAGCCACGACTGGTCGTGAAGGAGCCACGACTGGTCGTGCAGGAGCCACGACTGGTCGTGAAGGAGCCACGACTGGTCGTGCAGGAGCCACGACTGGTCGTCCAGGGTTCATAGTACAGTTTAGTTTAGCCCCTGTGGGTAAAGTTGGTTTACAGTACATCTTAGTTTACAGTATTCTCTTGTCTACAGTAAACCCTCTGACTTATAGTATCAATGGTGTATACATTAACTCCttcccagacaaacctgcaagtCTATTACCATGACAATAAAAATGTTTTCCTTACCGAATATATATTAAACTAATATCAAGGCATTAAACCTCGCCCTCCGACACCGCACTGGGCAGTCCAATTGTGATGGGTACTCCCCCATCCCGGACGGGTCCAAGCTGGAAACATGTCTCGACACGCCGGCCGCGACGCAGGTGGGGAGGGGGCGCCTCTCAGTCGACCCTTGACCTCCATCGAGAGCGGACGTACGATTGCTCTCTCCAGCATGTCATTTCAACTTAAATTACTTATTTTAGCTCAATGTCTCAATAAGTTTCTACCCTATATATACAAACTTTTACTATTATAGCTGTGCACATGAACACATGCTGATAGCTAATCTAACAACTGATTAAACAGGCTTACTGCCCTATGACGTAGGGCGCTCACTCCCTGGCCCTCAACATGGCGCTCACACAGGATGCCCATAAAATCGCAATAAGACTGCTCCAAAACCCTTCTTCtagtcctgacttgagtacaTGGTGTCGCCCGGCAGGCTCCACACGGTGTCACCCGGCAGGCCCCACAACAGACATgcttacttccttcctcttgaaggagcACACAATTAGAGTTCTACTAAGGCGAAACCAAGACACTTCCAGGTCGCCTCTAATATATCCAAATCACAGCGAGGTACGACCATCTCTGATGACTCTGacctcaagtgaggtcacgacCTCCTGCTAgcgtcacgtcacgtcaccagagtatcgacatctcatttcatgtcacttataTAAATGCTCATCCTCTGCTCATATTCTTAAATAATTCACTGACGTTTATTATATAATTTCTTGCTGTGAGGTCTTCACCTCAGGTCCGGGAAGCACAATAACTCTCACAGGGAGACTCGTTCCTCCCAGGCTACATGGCGAGTTATAACATATTATACATAACATATTATACAtaacatattatattatacatattattattatatggcaAGTTTGAAACAAAATTTTAAGTAAAATCTGTGCAATAGTTAACGATGGTGGCCTTGTAAGTGTGGATTTATCCCCGAAGTTCaaaaaaaaattacgaaaaatatttAGAATTATACAAAATtagatttttttaaatatataaataataaatagtgtaAATGATGATCAGTGAATATTCAATTAAAGAGTTTTGAACGATTTTGACAGCAATACAAAAAAATGTATTTTGTGAATTTAATACAATTCTGTGACATAATAGCTTCCTGTATAGCATGTATTTATAGCTGCATAAAACTGcattagcctctgcataacaTGTATTTAAAACACTTACCGAACAGCTGAAACAAAAATTATTAAACCAACAAAATGTAATA from the Procambarus clarkii isolate CNS0578487 chromosome 69, FALCON_Pclarkii_2.0, whole genome shotgun sequence genome contains:
- the LOC138355820 gene encoding zonadhesin-like, with translation MYCKPTLPTGAKLNCTMNPGRPVVAPARPVVAPSRPVVAPARPVVAPSRPVVAPARPVVAPSRPVVAPARPVVTPVRPVVAPARPVVAPARPVVAPTRPVVPPTRPVVAPTRPVVAPTRPVVAPTRPVVAPTRPVVAPTRPVVAPTRPVVAPTRPVVPPTRPFVAPTRPFVAPTRPVVAPTRPVVAPTRPVVAPTRPVVAPTRPVVAPTRPVVAPARPVVAPTRPVEAPTRPVVPPARPVVPPARPVVAPAPPVVAPTRPVVAPTRTVVAPTRLVVAPERPVVPPSRPVVPPARPVVPPSRPVVPPARPVVPPARPVVPPSRPVVPPTRLVVAPTRLVVAPTRPVISSQELTTLRP